The Mesorhizobium koreense genome includes a window with the following:
- the ntrX gene encoding nitrogen assimilation response regulator NtrX — MASDILIVDDEEDIRELVAGILSDEGHETRTAHDSDSALAAIADRVPRLVFLDIWLQGSRLDGLALLDEIKTLHPNLPVVMISGHGTIETAVSAIRRGAYDFIEKPFKADRLILIAERALETSKLRREVSDLKKRSGDTHELLGTSTAIGQLRQTIERVSPTNSRVMIIGPSGSGKEVVARAIHAQSLRAGGPFVSLNAATITPERMEIELFGTESNGSERKVGALEEAHRGILYLDEVADMPRETQNKILRVLVDQQFERVGGTKRVKVDVRIISSTAQNLEGLIAEGRFREDLYHRLAVVPVMVPPLSERREDIPFLVDFFMRQIAGQAGIRPRRIGNDALAVIQAHNWPGNVRQLRNNIERLMILARGDDADAPITADLLPQEIGDVMPRAPSQSDQHIMALPLREAREMFEKEYLIAQINRFGGNISRTAEFIGMERSALHRKLKSLGV, encoded by the coding sequence ATGGCATCTGATATTCTTATCGTCGACGACGAGGAAGACATCCGAGAACTCGTCGCCGGAATCCTGAGCGACGAAGGACACGAGACGCGTACCGCGCACGACAGCGACAGCGCGCTGGCCGCGATCGCGGACCGCGTGCCGCGTCTCGTTTTTCTCGACATCTGGCTGCAGGGATCGCGGCTCGACGGGTTGGCGCTGCTTGACGAGATCAAGACGCTTCACCCCAATCTGCCGGTAGTGATGATCTCCGGCCATGGCACCATCGAAACCGCGGTGTCGGCGATAAGGCGCGGCGCCTACGATTTCATCGAGAAGCCGTTCAAGGCCGACCGGCTGATCCTGATCGCCGAGCGCGCTCTGGAGACATCCAAGCTAAGGCGCGAGGTCAGCGATCTGAAGAAGCGCAGCGGTGACACCCATGAGCTTCTCGGTACATCCACGGCGATCGGCCAGCTCCGTCAGACAATCGAGCGCGTCTCGCCGACCAACAGCCGCGTAATGATCATCGGACCTTCCGGCTCCGGCAAGGAGGTGGTGGCGCGCGCGATCCATGCCCAGTCCTTGCGGGCGGGCGGTCCGTTCGTATCGCTCAACGCGGCGACCATCACGCCGGAACGGATGGAAATCGAGCTATTCGGAACCGAATCGAACGGTTCGGAGCGCAAGGTCGGCGCGCTTGAGGAAGCCCATCGCGGCATCCTCTATCTCGACGAGGTCGCCGACATGCCACGCGAGACCCAGAACAAGATCCTGCGCGTTCTCGTCGATCAGCAATTCGAGCGGGTAGGGGGTACGAAGCGGGTCAAGGTCGATGTCCGCATCATCTCCTCTACCGCGCAGAACCTCGAGGGGCTGATCGCGGAGGGCCGATTCCGCGAGGACCTTTATCACCGCTTGGCCGTGGTCCCGGTGATGGTGCCGCCGCTTTCGGAAAGGCGCGAGGACATCCCCTTCCTGGTCGACTTCTTTATGCGCCAGATCGCGGGCCAAGCCGGCATCAGGCCGCGCCGCATAGGCAACGACGCGCTTGCCGTCATCCAGGCGCACAATTGGCCCGGCAATGTCCGTCAGCTCCGCAACAATATCGAGCGCCTGATGATCCTGGCGCGTGGCGACGATGCCGATGCGCCGATCACGGCCGACCTCTTGCCGCAGGAAATCGGCGACGTCATGCCCCGGGCCCCCAGCCAGTCGGACCAGCACATCATGGCGCTGCCGCTGCGCGAGGCACGCGAGATGTTCGAGAAGGAATATCTGATCGCCCAGATCAACCGCTTCGGCGGTAATATCTCGCGAACAGCGGAGTTCATCGGCATGGAGCGTTCGGCCTTGCACCGGAAGCTCAAATCGCTGGGGGTATGA
- a CDS encoding D-amino-acid transaminase, translated as MPRIAYVNGRYVPHARAMVHVEDRGYQFADAVYEVCEVARGYVIDMTRHLDRLDRSLRELRIAWPMHRSALQTVLREVIRRNGIVNGMVYLQVSRGVAPRDHVFPPASVKPAMVVTAKCIDPAAAARRAANGVKIITVPESRWERVDIKTVGLLPNALAKQKAKEEGAQEAWFVDPDGTVKEGGSTNAWIVTPEGRLVTRPADFGILRGVTRATVMDVAGKLGLTVEERPFSVEEAKAAREAFITSATSLVMPVVEIDGRPVANGHPGTVCLTLREAFFDVAEKTVA; from the coding sequence ATGCCGCGCATTGCCTATGTCAACGGGCGCTACGTCCCGCACGCCCGAGCCATGGTGCATGTAGAGGATCGCGGCTATCAGTTCGCGGACGCTGTCTACGAGGTATGCGAGGTGGCACGCGGCTACGTCATCGACATGACGCGCCATCTCGATCGCCTGGACCGTTCGCTTCGCGAACTGCGGATCGCGTGGCCCATGCACCGCTCCGCGCTACAGACCGTGTTGCGCGAGGTGATCCGCCGCAACGGCATCGTGAACGGCATGGTCTACCTGCAGGTGAGCCGAGGCGTGGCGCCTCGCGACCACGTTTTCCCGCCTGCTTCGGTCAAGCCGGCGATGGTGGTGACGGCCAAGTGCATCGATCCGGCCGCCGCCGCCAGGCGTGCCGCGAACGGCGTCAAGATCATCACCGTTCCGGAGAGCCGCTGGGAGCGCGTCGATATCAAGACCGTCGGCCTGTTGCCCAACGCGCTTGCCAAGCAGAAGGCCAAAGAAGAAGGCGCGCAGGAAGCATGGTTCGTCGACCCCGACGGCACCGTGAAGGAAGGCGGCTCGACCAATGCATGGATCGTGACCCCGGAAGGCAGGCTCGTGACGCGGCCGGCGGATTTCGGCATCCTGCGGGGCGTCACCAGGGCGACCGTCATGGATGTTGCCGGCAAACTCGGCCTGACCGTGGAAGAACGGCCCTTTAGCGTGGAAGAGGCAAAAGCGGCACGCGAAGCCTTCATCACGTCGGCGACTTCGCTCGTCATGCCGGTCGTCGAAATCGACGGCAGACCTGTTGCAAACGGCCATCCTGGGACCGTCTGCTTGACGTTACGTGAGGCGTTTTTTGACGTTGCGGAAAAAACCGTGGCCTGA
- the hfq gene encoding RNA chaperone Hfq has translation MAERTQNLQDLFLNSVRKNKIPLTIFLINGVKLTGVVTSFDNFCVLLRRDGHSQLVYKHAISTIMPSQPVQMFDSEENIRES, from the coding sequence ATGGCGGAACGAACCCAAAATCTGCAGGACCTTTTCCTCAACTCCGTAAGAAAGAACAAGATCCCGCTTACGATATTCCTGATCAATGGCGTGAAGTTGACGGGCGTAGTGACGTCGTTCGACAATTTCTGTGTACTGTTGCGGCGTGATGGCCATTCCCAGCTTGTCTACAAGCACGCCATCTCGACGATCATGCCCAGCCAGCCGGTCCAGATGTTCGACAGCGAGGAGAACATTCGGGAATCCTGA
- the hflX gene encoding GTPase HflX, producing the protein MPKSTAHGDRFRGENPRAPIQRHSGTGRALVVVPVLARGQREDAESSARSPTARLEEALGLARAIGLEPIHHEIVNVATARPATLIGPGKIEELAAIVTDRKADLAIVDHPLTPVQQRNLEKAMNTKVVDRTGIILEIFGERARTREGTLQVELAHLNYQKGRLVRSWTHLERQRGGAGFLGGPGETQIEADRRILQEKIVKLRKELETVRRTRELHRAKRRKVPYPIVAIVGYTNAGKSTLFNRLTGADVTAEDMLFATLDPTLRRLRLPHGTVVILSDTVGFISDLPTHLVAAFRATLEEVVEADLVLHLRDISDPDTAAQAADVERILADLGVDATDPMHVVEVWNKIDRLNGDDGELLEDSVGMNHVPPLAISAITGEGVPILLDHIETRIAGELQRIEVVLPPDMLGLADLVYRRSTVLKRHDNDDGSVSMQILATASAKSEIEGRLAHRIKG; encoded by the coding sequence TTGCCCAAAAGCACGGCACACGGAGATAGATTTCGCGGCGAAAATCCGCGTGCTCCGATCCAACGGCATTCCGGAACGGGCAGGGCGCTCGTCGTGGTGCCGGTACTGGCGCGCGGCCAGCGCGAGGACGCCGAATCGTCCGCTCGATCACCGACAGCACGGCTGGAGGAAGCGCTCGGATTGGCCCGGGCGATCGGCCTCGAGCCGATTCATCACGAAATAGTGAACGTAGCGACGGCCCGGCCTGCGACCCTGATAGGGCCCGGCAAGATCGAAGAACTGGCGGCCATTGTCACCGATCGGAAAGCGGACCTCGCCATTGTCGACCATCCGCTGACGCCGGTACAGCAGCGCAACCTCGAAAAGGCGATGAACACCAAAGTCGTAGATCGAACGGGCATCATCCTGGAAATTTTCGGGGAGAGGGCGCGCACGCGGGAAGGGACGCTTCAGGTCGAACTCGCGCACCTCAATTACCAGAAGGGAAGGCTGGTCAGAAGCTGGACCCACCTCGAACGGCAACGCGGTGGGGCAGGATTCCTTGGAGGGCCGGGCGAGACGCAGATCGAGGCCGACCGTCGCATTTTGCAGGAGAAGATCGTCAAGCTCAGAAAGGAGCTGGAAACGGTCCGCCGCACACGCGAACTGCATCGCGCCAAGCGCCGGAAGGTGCCTTACCCGATCGTCGCGATCGTCGGCTACACGAATGCCGGCAAGTCGACGCTGTTCAACCGGCTGACGGGAGCGGATGTGACAGCGGAGGATATGCTTTTCGCAACACTCGATCCGACGCTTCGCCGCCTTCGGCTGCCCCATGGCACGGTCGTGATCCTTTCCGACACGGTCGGTTTCATATCCGATTTGCCGACCCATCTCGTCGCCGCGTTCCGAGCCACGCTGGAAGAGGTCGTCGAGGCCGATCTGGTGCTCCATCTGCGCGATATCTCGGACCCGGATACAGCCGCACAGGCGGCTGACGTGGAACGCATCCTTGCCGACCTCGGCGTCGATGCGACCGACCCGATGCATGTCGTAGAAGTGTGGAACAAGATCGACAGGCTGAACGGCGACGACGGAGAGCTTTTGGAGGATTCTGTCGGGATGAACCATGTTCCGCCGCTGGCGATCTCGGCCATCACGGGCGAGGGTGTCCCTATCCTGCTCGATCATATCGAGACACGGATCGCCGGCGAATTGCAACGCATCGAAGTGGTACTGCCGCCCGACATGCTTGGCCTTGCCGATCTCGTCTATCGCAGAAGCACCGTTCTCAAACGGCACGATAACGATGACGGCAGCGTATCCATGCAAATTCTGGCTACTGCTTCCGCAAAGAGCGAGATTGAAGGACGATTAGCCCACCGAATCAAAGGGTAG
- the mazG gene encoding nucleoside triphosphate pyrophosphohydrolase gives MQASKDISRLIEIMAALRTPGTGCPWDLEQDFTSIAPYTLEEAYEVADAIERHNMDDLRDELGDLLLQVVFHARMAEELGNFAFGDVVEAITKKMIRRHPHVFGPDAVRGAKLAKGMWDRIKAEEKAERRQARIMRGLEPEDHGKGFLDGIPPALPALVRALKLQQKAAQVEFDWKEAEPILQKIDEELGELREAVQNGDSNAITDEFGDVLFALVNYGRHLGIDPEAALRQTNEKFRSRFHSVERRLSETGSSLDAATLEEMEALWQQAKKVR, from the coding sequence ATGCAAGCCTCGAAAGACATCTCCCGCCTGATCGAGATCATGGCGGCGCTCAGGACGCCCGGCACCGGCTGTCCTTGGGATCTTGAGCAGGATTTCACCTCGATCGCGCCGTATACGCTTGAGGAAGCGTACGAGGTCGCCGACGCGATCGAGCGACATAACATGGACGATCTGCGCGACGAACTCGGCGATTTGTTGCTGCAGGTCGTCTTTCACGCGCGCATGGCCGAGGAGCTTGGAAATTTCGCTTTCGGCGATGTCGTCGAGGCAATCACGAAAAAGATGATCCGCCGCCACCCGCACGTCTTCGGGCCTGATGCTGTGCGCGGTGCCAAGCTCGCCAAGGGCATGTGGGACAGGATCAAGGCCGAGGAAAAGGCGGAGCGGCGCCAGGCACGCATCATGCGCGGTCTCGAACCCGAGGACCACGGCAAGGGCTTCCTGGATGGCATCCCGCCGGCCCTGCCCGCACTGGTGCGTGCACTGAAACTGCAGCAGAAGGCAGCCCAGGTCGAATTCGACTGGAAGGAAGCAGAACCGATTCTCCAAAAGATCGACGAGGAGTTAGGTGAACTGCGTGAGGCCGTCCAGAACGGCGACAGCAATGCCATAACGGACGAATTCGGCGACGTCCTGTTCGCGCTTGTCAACTACGGGCGGCACCTCGGCATCGATCCCGAAGCGGCGCTCAGGCAAACCAATGAAAAATTCCGCAGCCGCTTCCACTCGGTCGAACGACGGCTGAGCGAGACCGGTAGCAGCCTCGATGCCGCGACGCTGGAAGAAATGGAAGCGCTGTGGCAGCAGGCAAAGAAGGTTAGATGA
- a CDS encoding HutD/Ves family protein, giving the protein MPWKNGRGETVEIAIFPPDADLETFEWRISSASVASDGPFSSFSGIDRTLCVLSGKGILLSVGTGEPQAIGPDTAPFSFPADIAAVARLIDGPIIDLNVMTRRAVWRHTVCRRKLLPGDVLNLEAAQTIVFCQSGAMTVKGGTGLLLAPPGATLIIEGDVDPHEFQATEPTIAFVIKLEQKNG; this is encoded by the coding sequence ATGCCGTGGAAGAACGGCCGCGGTGAAACCGTTGAGATTGCAATATTTCCTCCAGACGCCGATCTCGAAACTTTCGAATGGCGGATCAGCTCGGCGTCAGTCGCTTCGGATGGCCCGTTCTCGAGCTTTTCCGGCATCGACCGGACGCTTTGTGTCCTGTCCGGAAAAGGGATTTTGCTGAGCGTCGGCACCGGCGAGCCGCAGGCTATCGGCCCGGACACCGCGCCGTTTTCCTTTCCGGCCGATATTGCGGCCGTAGCACGGTTGATCGACGGGCCGATCATCGATCTCAATGTCATGACGCGCCGCGCGGTTTGGCGCCACACAGTTTGCCGGCGGAAGTTGCTACCGGGTGATGTCTTGAATCTTGAAGCCGCGCAGACAATCGTCTTCTGCCAAAGCGGCGCTATGACGGTGAAGGGTGGAACTGGATTACTGCTCGCGCCGCCAGGTGCGACGCTCATCATCGAAGGTGATGTCGACCCGCACGAATTTCAGGCGACCGAACCGACGATTGCTTTCGTCATTAAGCTTGAGCAGAAAAACGGATGA
- a CDS encoding YbaK/EbsC family protein — translation MSGSIERVSQAALDAGLEIEIRRMGESTRTAQDAANQCGCAVGQIVKSLVFEGEDTGRLVLFLVSGDRQLDLAKAAGLTGEKLKRADPRRIREETGFAIGGVSPIGHKVIIRAYADRTLLDHDVIWAAAGAHDAVFSSEPSALIAAAEATVQDITA, via the coding sequence ATGTCTGGAAGCATCGAACGCGTTAGCCAGGCCGCACTGGACGCAGGATTGGAAATCGAGATTCGCCGGATGGGCGAATCGACACGCACCGCGCAGGATGCGGCTAACCAGTGCGGCTGCGCGGTTGGCCAGATCGTCAAGTCGCTGGTCTTCGAAGGCGAAGACACGGGCCGATTGGTGCTCTTCCTCGTTTCAGGCGATCGACAACTCGATCTGGCGAAGGCCGCAGGTTTGACCGGCGAAAAGCTGAAGCGTGCCGATCCACGCCGTATCCGCGAGGAGACCGGGTTCGCTATCGGCGGCGTTTCGCCCATCGGCCACAAGGTCATCATAAGAGCCTATGCCGACCGAACGCTTCTTGATCATGACGTGATATGGGCTGCGGCCGGAGCACACGACGCCGTGTTCTCGTCGGAGCCGAGCGCATTGATCGCTGCAGCAGAAGCAACGGTACAGGACATCACGGCGTGA
- a CDS encoding MBL fold metallo-hydrolase produces the protein MADRLRLTILGCGSSPGTPRITGDWGNCDPANQKNRRRRAAAMVERISETGTTTVVIDTGPDFREQMIDAGVKHIDAVLYTHPHADHIHGIDDLRGFVLAQRRLMDVYADRPTLDRLKAAFGYCFETPPGSSYPPILRARTIAHDEDVVIEGEGGPLTFEPLPQIHGDIISLGFRIGDLAYCPDVSDFPAETLPALEGLDVLVLDALQYKPHPSHLSLAEALEWIERLRPRRAVLTHMHIPLDYETVCAETPDDVDPAFDGMQIELHYNSIS, from the coding sequence GTGGCCGATAGGCTTCGCCTGACCATTCTAGGCTGCGGTTCGTCGCCGGGTACGCCGCGTATCACCGGCGACTGGGGCAATTGCGACCCGGCAAACCAGAAGAACCGCCGGCGACGTGCCGCGGCGATGGTCGAGCGCATCTCCGAAACCGGCACCACGACGGTTGTCATCGATACCGGACCCGATTTTCGGGAGCAGATGATCGATGCCGGGGTGAAGCACATCGACGCAGTGCTCTACACGCACCCGCACGCTGACCATATCCATGGGATCGATGATCTTCGCGGCTTCGTTCTGGCGCAGCGCCGGCTGATGGACGTGTATGCCGATCGCCCGACGCTGGATAGGCTCAAGGCGGCCTTCGGCTACTGCTTCGAGACGCCTCCCGGCAGTTCCTACCCGCCGATTCTCAGAGCCCGGACGATCGCGCACGATGAAGATGTGGTCATAGAAGGAGAGGGGGGTCCCCTCACCTTCGAGCCGCTGCCACAGATCCATGGCGACATCATCTCGCTCGGATTCCGTATCGGCGACCTGGCCTACTGCCCCGACGTAAGCGATTTCCCCGCCGAAACCTTGCCGGCGCTCGAAGGGCTCGACGTGCTGGTGCTCGACGCCTTGCAGTACAAGCCTCATCCGAGCCATCTTTCTCTTGCGGAAGCGCTGGAGTGGATTGAGCGCCTGCGGCCACGGCGGGCTGTTCTTACTCACATGCACATCCCGCTGGACTATGAGACGGTATGTGCGGAGACGCCGGATGATGTCGATCCGGCGTTCGATGGGATGCAGATAGAATTGCATTATAATTCAATTAGCTGA
- a CDS encoding TatD family hydrolase has protein sequence MLVDSHCHLDFPDFAEERDAVVERAAAAGIWMMVTISTRVKRFESVLSVAAAYENVFCSVGTHPHNAGEETDVTTDELIRLSTHPKVVAVGEAGLDYFYDRSPRDVQAVVFRRHIAAARETGLPLVIHSRDADADMEAILRDERGKGAFPFILHCFSSGQALARVGVELGGYVSFSGILTFKKSEELREIAKSIPHDRLLVETDAPYLAPVPFRGKRNEPAYVAHTAAVLAETIDMSAEDVAALTTTNFFRCFAKVPPAPAGAA, from the coding sequence ATGCTCGTAGACAGTCATTGCCATCTCGATTTCCCGGATTTCGCCGAGGAGCGCGATGCCGTCGTCGAACGGGCCGCAGCGGCCGGGATCTGGATGATGGTAACGATCTCGACTCGCGTGAAGCGCTTCGAGAGCGTTCTTTCGGTGGCGGCGGCATACGAGAATGTCTTCTGTTCGGTCGGCACGCATCCGCATAATGCGGGTGAAGAGACGGACGTGACGACCGACGAACTGATCCGGCTTTCGACGCATCCCAAGGTCGTGGCGGTCGGTGAAGCCGGGCTGGACTATTTCTATGACCGCTCGCCGCGTGACGTGCAGGCAGTGGTGTTCCGCCGTCACATCGCGGCGGCGCGTGAGACCGGCTTGCCGCTGGTGATCCATTCACGTGATGCTGATGCCGACATGGAAGCGATCTTGCGCGACGAAAGAGGGAAGGGGGCTTTCCCTTTCATTCTACACTGTTTTTCGTCAGGGCAAGCATTGGCGAGGGTAGGTGTCGAACTCGGCGGTTATGTTTCCTTTTCCGGCATTCTGACCTTCAAGAAATCGGAGGAGCTTCGGGAAATCGCCAAATCGATCCCGCATGACCGGCTGCTTGTGGAAACCGACGCGCCCTATCTTGCGCCGGTGCCGTTTCGCGGAAAGCGCAACGAGCCGGCCTATGTCGCCCACACGGCAGCGGTGCTGGCGGAAACGATCGATATGAGCGCCGAGGATGTAGCGGCGCTGACGACCACGAATTTCTTCCGCTGCTTTGCCAAGGTGCCGCCCGCCCCGGCCGGGGCCGCTTGA
- the metG gene encoding methionine--tRNA ligase: protein MPAEKFYITTAISYPNGRPHIGHAYELIATDALARFQRHDGKEVFFLTGTDEHGIKMLQTARKEGITARELADRNSELFRQMATLLNASNDDFIRTTEKRHYESSQAIWKAMAANGDIYKGGYAGWYSVRDEAYYGEEETELREDGVRYGPQGTPVEWVEEESHFFRLSAYQDRLLDLYEREPGFIGPTERRNEVMSFVRSGLKDLSISRTTFDWGVPVPGDEKHVMYVWMDALTNYITAVGYPDEKSHKWRFWPADAHIIGKDIVRFHSVYWPAFLMSAGIELPKRVFGHGFLFNRGEKMSKSVGNVVDPFALVEHYGLDQVRYFLLREVPFGQDGSYSHEAIVNRTNADLANDLGNLAQRSLSMIAKNCSGKVPERGELTEADRAILEMADAALDTARKAMAEQAIHMALGAIFGVVSEANRYFAGQEPWALRKADPARMQTVLYTTAETIRRVAILCQPFMPGSAAKLLDLLSVAPDQRQFVDLNEDGALIPGTALPAPQGVFPRYVETEPA, encoded by the coding sequence ATGCCCGCCGAAAAATTCTACATCACCACGGCGATCTCCTATCCCAACGGCAGGCCGCATATCGGCCATGCCTACGAGTTGATCGCGACCGACGCACTGGCGCGCTTCCAGCGTCATGACGGCAAGGAGGTCTTCTTCCTTACCGGGACGGACGAGCATGGGATCAAGATGCTGCAGACCGCGCGCAAGGAAGGCATCACCGCTCGCGAGCTCGCCGATCGCAATTCCGAACTCTTCCGGCAAATGGCCACGCTGCTCAACGCGTCGAATGACGACTTCATTCGAACGACCGAGAAAAGGCACTATGAATCCTCGCAGGCCATCTGGAAGGCGATGGCCGCGAATGGCGACATCTACAAGGGTGGCTATGCCGGCTGGTACTCCGTCCGCGACGAGGCCTATTACGGCGAAGAGGAAACGGAGTTGCGCGAAGACGGCGTGCGCTACGGGCCGCAGGGCACGCCAGTCGAATGGGTCGAGGAGGAAAGTCATTTCTTCCGGCTTTCCGCCTATCAGGACAGGTTGCTCGACCTTTACGAGCGCGAGCCCGGCTTCATCGGCCCAACAGAGCGCCGCAACGAGGTGATGAGCTTCGTCCGCTCGGGACTGAAGGATCTCTCCATTTCGCGCACGACCTTCGATTGGGGCGTGCCGGTACCCGGTGACGAGAAGCACGTCATGTATGTGTGGATGGATGCACTCACGAATTACATTACAGCCGTTGGCTATCCTGATGAGAAATCACATAAATGGCGATTCTGGCCGGCGGATGCGCATATCATCGGCAAAGACATCGTGCGGTTCCATTCCGTCTACTGGCCGGCCTTTCTGATGTCGGCCGGGATCGAATTGCCGAAACGGGTCTTCGGCCACGGCTTCCTGTTCAATCGCGGGGAGAAGATGTCGAAGTCGGTCGGCAACGTGGTCGACCCGTTCGCGCTGGTCGAGCACTATGGGCTCGATCAGGTGCGCTATTTCCTGCTGCGCGAAGTGCCGTTCGGGCAGGATGGCAGCTATAGCCACGAGGCGATCGTAAACCGCACCAACGCCGACCTTGCCAACGATCTCGGCAATCTGGCGCAGCGGTCTCTCTCGATGATCGCCAAGAACTGTAGCGGCAAGGTGCCGGAAAGGGGCGAACTGACGGAGGCGGATCGGGCCATCCTGGAGATGGCGGATGCCGCGCTCGACACGGCGCGCAAGGCGATGGCCGAACAGGCGATCCATATGGCGCTTGGCGCGATCTTCGGTGTCGTTTCCGAAGCCAACCGCTATTTCGCCGGGCAGGAGCCTTGGGCGCTGCGTAAAGCCGATCCGGCACGCATGCAGACCGTGCTCTACACGACCGCGGAGACGATCCGGCGGGTGGCGATCCTCTGCCAGCCTTTCATGCCAGGCTCGGCGGCGAAACTGCTCGACCTGCTATCGGTTGCGCCTGACCAGCGGCAATTCGTCGATCTCAATGAGGATGGAGCGCTTATACCGGGAACAGCCTTGCCGGCACCGCAAGGCGTCTTCCCTCGCTACGTCGAGACCGAGCCGGCATGA
- a CDS encoding DNA polymerase III subunit delta' yields MFERLAPEQYDSIPGVPEPSENSRLVGHLEEAGLLAGAYRAGRLHHAILLTGPLGIGKATLSFRLAYHLLKYPNSSEAPETLEDADISSPLFRQIASGSHPSILHLTRPFDDKRKVFRTMVTVEEIRRVNRFLSMTSHDGGYRIVIVDSADDMNTSAANALLKSLEEPPARTIFLLISHSPGRLLPTIRSRCQAVRLRPLDGQSLRRVLQTLETDLPADPAALDALAIRAEGSARTAILLTQFGGLEIGGTLDRVLASNRFDLVEANRLAEAVSGRDQTIQFGIFNRMALDAVAEAAGSAAEAGEIERAGRLSDLWSEANQRINETGIYNLDRKQHAAGLLGRMHELMRG; encoded by the coding sequence ATGTTCGAACGCCTGGCCCCCGAACAGTATGACAGCATTCCCGGCGTGCCGGAGCCGTCGGAGAATTCCCGGCTTGTCGGCCATCTGGAGGAAGCGGGGCTTCTGGCGGGTGCCTATCGCGCCGGCCGGCTCCATCATGCGATCCTTTTGACGGGCCCGCTCGGCATCGGGAAAGCGACGCTCTCGTTCCGGCTTGCCTATCACTTGCTGAAATATCCGAACTCGTCGGAAGCGCCTGAAACGCTCGAAGACGCCGATATTTCCTCGCCGCTTTTCCGGCAGATCGCCAGCGGCTCGCACCCGTCGATCCTGCATCTCACGCGGCCTTTCGACGACAAACGTAAGGTTTTCAGGACCATGGTCACGGTTGAGGAGATTCGACGCGTGAACCGCTTCCTCTCCATGACCTCGCATGACGGAGGCTACCGCATCGTCATCGTCGATTCGGCGGACGACATGAATACAAGCGCCGCCAACGCGCTTTTGAAGAGCCTGGAAGAGCCGCCGGCACGGACGATCTTTCTCCTGATTTCGCATTCGCCCGGCCGGCTTTTGCCAACCATCCGTTCGCGCTGCCAGGCGGTGCGGTTGAGGCCGCTCGATGGGCAATCGTTGCGCAGGGTGCTTCAGACGCTCGAAACCGATTTGCCGGCCGACCCGGCGGCACTCGACGCTCTAGCCATCCGCGCGGAAGGCAGCGCCCGTACGGCGATCCTGCTCACGCAGTTCGGCGGACTGGAGATCGGCGGTACGCTCGACCGGGTGCTCGCGTCCAACCGCTTCGATCTCGTGGAGGCGAACCGGCTGGCGGAAGCCGTGAGTGGTCGCGACCAGACGATCCAGTTCGGTATCTTCAACCGCATGGCGCTCGACGCCGTGGCCGAAGCGGCCGGCAGCGCCGCCGAGGCGGGGGAGATCGAGCGGGCAGGGCGACTTTCCGACCTGTGGAGCGAAGCAAACCAGCGGATCAATGAGACCGGTATCTACAATCTCGACCGCAAGCAGCATGCGGCCGGCTTGCTCGGTCGAATGCACGAACTCATGCGTGGCTGA
- the tmk gene encoding dTMP kinase has product MTRGLFITFEGGEGAGKSTQIAMLATTLRASGYEVVVTREPGGSPGAEAIRHVVLSGAAEPFGPEMEAVLFAAARADHIDRTIRPAHARGAIVLSDRFVDSSRVYQGVTGGLDHSFMETLERATVEDMMPDLTLILDIDPEEGMRRAGARRGASEADRFEKEGLSLHRRRRKAFLEIAKAEPKRCKVIDASRPAEKIAAEIANAVEAVIERKGLRAAEKVD; this is encoded by the coding sequence TTGACGCGCGGATTGTTCATAACGTTCGAAGGCGGCGAAGGGGCCGGCAAGTCGACCCAGATCGCCATGTTGGCGACAACGCTGCGCGCCTCCGGTTATGAAGTGGTGGTAACGCGCGAGCCTGGCGGGTCGCCGGGCGCCGAAGCGATTCGCCATGTGGTGCTCTCCGGCGCGGCGGAGCCATTCGGCCCGGAAATGGAGGCCGTCCTGTTCGCGGCCGCCCGCGCCGACCATATCGACCGCACGATCCGACCGGCGCATGCGCGCGGCGCGATCGTTCTCTCGGATCGTTTCGTTGATTCTTCGCGTGTCTATCAGGGCGTCACCGGAGGCCTCGATCACTCTTTCATGGAGACGCTGGAGCGCGCCACCGTGGAAGATATGATGCCGGATCTGACGCTGATCCTCGATATCGACCCGGAGGAGGGTATGCGCAGGGCCGGCGCGCGACGTGGCGCGTCCGAGGCGGACCGGTTCGAGAAGGAAGGGCTATCGCTCCACAGGCGTCGGCGCAAAGCCTTTCTCGAGATCGCGAAAGCCGAGCCGAAGCGGTGCAAGGTGATCGACGCGTCACGACCGGCCGAAAAGATCGCCGCCGAGATCGCCAATGCCGTCGAAGCGGTGATCGAGCGGAAAGGTCTTCGCGCGGCTGAGAAGGTAGACTGA